One Primulina huaijiensis isolate GDHJ02 unplaced genomic scaffold, ASM1229523v2 scaffold37775, whole genome shotgun sequence genomic window carries:
- the LOC140968777 gene encoding O-fucosyltransferase 7-like isoform X1: MVIVLPAKRRWRTLLVLRRLLMCAIGIIALMALLSSHVARLPAHTSHKLPKQHENGFQNLREGSWTQELAPPQLKNSIIPREREAASGILVSEKLWKQPPNRDYVPCTERSTSYTSPLESRGYLLVHANGGLNQMRAGICDMVAVARLINATLVIPELDKRSLWQDSSSFSDVFDEERFINSLGDDVKIVRKLPKELASASMVVKHFRSWSGIDYYVNEISSLWEEHQVIRAAKSDSRLANNNLPPDIQKLRCRACYQSLRFAPPIETMGKLLVDRMRSYGHYIALHLRFEKDMLAFSGCTHGLSPEEVEELKTIRENTTWWKVKDIDPVEQRAKGYCPLTPKEVGIFLTSLGYPLNTPIYVAAGEIYGGDSHMASLQTRYPILMNKEKLATAEELEPFIHHATQMAALDYIVSVESDIFIPTYSGNMARAVEGHRRFLGHRKTISPDRKALVRFFDKIEGGTMKESKNLSNQIIEIHKRRQGSPRKRKGPIPGTKGTDRFRSEEAFYVNPLPDCLCHKELPHNNNSQHIK; encoded by the exons ATGGTGATTGTGCTGCCGGCCAAGAGGAGGTGGCGGACTCTGTTGGTGCTGCGGCGGTTGCTAATGTGCGCCATAGGCATTATTGCCCTGATGGCACTCCTCTCATCACACGTCGCAAGATTGCCTGCTCACACTTCGCACAAGCTCCCCAAG CAGCATGAAAACGGGTTCCAAAACTTGAGGGAGGGAAGCTGGACGCAGGAGCTTGCCCCACCGCAGTTGAAAAATTCCATCATTCCCCGTGAG AGGGAAGCTGCTAGTGGAATCTTGGTTTCGGAAAAGTTGTGGAAGCAGCCACCTAACAGAGACTATGTACCTTGTACTGAACGTAGTACATCCTACACAA GTCCCCTAGAATCTCGAGGTTACCTCTTGGTGCATGCAAATGGCGGCCTTAATCAAATGAGAGCAGGG ATATGTGATATGGTCGCTGTTGCGCGTCTGATAAATGCTACTCTCGTGATTCCTGAATTAGATAAGCGATCACTTTGGCAAGATTCTAG CAGCTTCTCTGATGTCTTCGATGAAGAACGATTCATCAACTCTTTGGGTGATGATGTCAAAATTGTTAGAAAGCTCCCCAAGGAATTGGCAAGTGCATCTATGGTAGTTAAGCATTTCAGAAGCTGGTCTGGTATAGATTATTATGTGAACGAGATATCAAGCCTGTGGGAAGAACATCAG GTTATTAGAGCCGCTAAGTCTGATTCTCGATTGGCAAACAATAACCTCCCTCCAGACATTCAGAAGTTGAGATGTCGTGCTTGTTATCAATCCCTTCGTTTTGCACCTCCCATTGAAACCATGGGAAAG TTGCTGGTGGATCGTATGAGGTCCTATGGTCACTATATAGCATTACACCTACGGTTTGAAAAGGACATGCTTGCCTTCAGTGGCTGCACCCATGGGTTGTCCCCCGAAGAAGTTGAGGAACTCAAGACAATCAG AGAAAATACCACATGGTGGAAAGTAAAAGATATTGATCCTGTAGAACAAAGGGCCAAAGGCTATTGTCCATTAACTCCTAAAGAAGTTGGCATTTTCCTTACTTCTCTTGGATACCCATTGAACACTCCCATCTATGTTGCGGCTGGAGAAATATATGGGGGTGATTCACATATGGCTTCTCTGCAGACTCGCTATCCCATATTAATGAACAAG GAGAAGCTAGCGACAGCTGAGGAACTTGAACCGTTTATCCATCATGCAACACAAATGGCGGCACTGGACTATATTGTGTCTGTTGAAAGTGATATTTTCATTCCAACATACTCTGGTAACATGGCAAGGGCAGTTGAGGGTCATCGTCGTTTTTTGGGACATAGGAAAACCATTTCGCCCGACAG GAAAGCCCTAGTACGCTTTTTTGACAAAATTGAGGGAGGGACAATGAAAGAAAGCAAAAATCTCTCAAATCAAATTATTGAAATTCACAAAAGAAG GCAAGGATCCCCAAGAAAGAGAAAAGGGCCCATCCCCGGGACAAAAGGCACTGACAGGTTTCGTTCAGAAGAGGCGTTTTATGTGAATCCTTTACCAGATTGTTTATGTCACAAGGAATTGCCACACAATAACAATTCTCAACATATCAAGTAG
- the LOC140968777 gene encoding O-fucosyltransferase 7-like isoform X2, with product MVIVLPAKRRWRTLLVLRRLLMCAIGIIALMALLSSHVARLPAHTSHKLPKHENGFQNLREGSWTQELAPPQLKNSIIPREREAASGILVSEKLWKQPPNRDYVPCTERSTSYTSPLESRGYLLVHANGGLNQMRAGICDMVAVARLINATLVIPELDKRSLWQDSSSFSDVFDEERFINSLGDDVKIVRKLPKELASASMVVKHFRSWSGIDYYVNEISSLWEEHQVIRAAKSDSRLANNNLPPDIQKLRCRACYQSLRFAPPIETMGKLLVDRMRSYGHYIALHLRFEKDMLAFSGCTHGLSPEEVEELKTIRENTTWWKVKDIDPVEQRAKGYCPLTPKEVGIFLTSLGYPLNTPIYVAAGEIYGGDSHMASLQTRYPILMNKEKLATAEELEPFIHHATQMAALDYIVSVESDIFIPTYSGNMARAVEGHRRFLGHRKTISPDRKALVRFFDKIEGGTMKESKNLSNQIIEIHKRRQGSPRKRKGPIPGTKGTDRFRSEEAFYVNPLPDCLCHKELPHNNNSQHIK from the exons ATGGTGATTGTGCTGCCGGCCAAGAGGAGGTGGCGGACTCTGTTGGTGCTGCGGCGGTTGCTAATGTGCGCCATAGGCATTATTGCCCTGATGGCACTCCTCTCATCACACGTCGCAAGATTGCCTGCTCACACTTCGCACAAGCTCCCCAAG CATGAAAACGGGTTCCAAAACTTGAGGGAGGGAAGCTGGACGCAGGAGCTTGCCCCACCGCAGTTGAAAAATTCCATCATTCCCCGTGAG AGGGAAGCTGCTAGTGGAATCTTGGTTTCGGAAAAGTTGTGGAAGCAGCCACCTAACAGAGACTATGTACCTTGTACTGAACGTAGTACATCCTACACAA GTCCCCTAGAATCTCGAGGTTACCTCTTGGTGCATGCAAATGGCGGCCTTAATCAAATGAGAGCAGGG ATATGTGATATGGTCGCTGTTGCGCGTCTGATAAATGCTACTCTCGTGATTCCTGAATTAGATAAGCGATCACTTTGGCAAGATTCTAG CAGCTTCTCTGATGTCTTCGATGAAGAACGATTCATCAACTCTTTGGGTGATGATGTCAAAATTGTTAGAAAGCTCCCCAAGGAATTGGCAAGTGCATCTATGGTAGTTAAGCATTTCAGAAGCTGGTCTGGTATAGATTATTATGTGAACGAGATATCAAGCCTGTGGGAAGAACATCAG GTTATTAGAGCCGCTAAGTCTGATTCTCGATTGGCAAACAATAACCTCCCTCCAGACATTCAGAAGTTGAGATGTCGTGCTTGTTATCAATCCCTTCGTTTTGCACCTCCCATTGAAACCATGGGAAAG TTGCTGGTGGATCGTATGAGGTCCTATGGTCACTATATAGCATTACACCTACGGTTTGAAAAGGACATGCTTGCCTTCAGTGGCTGCACCCATGGGTTGTCCCCCGAAGAAGTTGAGGAACTCAAGACAATCAG AGAAAATACCACATGGTGGAAAGTAAAAGATATTGATCCTGTAGAACAAAGGGCCAAAGGCTATTGTCCATTAACTCCTAAAGAAGTTGGCATTTTCCTTACTTCTCTTGGATACCCATTGAACACTCCCATCTATGTTGCGGCTGGAGAAATATATGGGGGTGATTCACATATGGCTTCTCTGCAGACTCGCTATCCCATATTAATGAACAAG GAGAAGCTAGCGACAGCTGAGGAACTTGAACCGTTTATCCATCATGCAACACAAATGGCGGCACTGGACTATATTGTGTCTGTTGAAAGTGATATTTTCATTCCAACATACTCTGGTAACATGGCAAGGGCAGTTGAGGGTCATCGTCGTTTTTTGGGACATAGGAAAACCATTTCGCCCGACAG GAAAGCCCTAGTACGCTTTTTTGACAAAATTGAGGGAGGGACAATGAAAGAAAGCAAAAATCTCTCAAATCAAATTATTGAAATTCACAAAAGAAG GCAAGGATCCCCAAGAAAGAGAAAAGGGCCCATCCCCGGGACAAAAGGCACTGACAGGTTTCGTTCAGAAGAGGCGTTTTATGTGAATCCTTTACCAGATTGTTTATGTCACAAGGAATTGCCACACAATAACAATTCTCAACATATCAAGTAG
- the LOC140968777 gene encoding O-fucosyltransferase 7-like isoform X3, translating into MVIVLPAKRRWRTLLVLRRLLMCAIGIIALMALLSSHVARLPAHTSHKLPKQHENGFQNLREGSWTQELAPPQLKNSIIPREREAASGILVSEKLWKQPPNRDYVPCTERSTSYTSPLESRGYLLVHANGGLNQMRAGICDMVAVARLINATLVIPELDKRSLWQDSSFSDVFDEERFINSLGDDVKIVRKLPKELASASMVVKHFRSWSGIDYYVNEISSLWEEHQVIRAAKSDSRLANNNLPPDIQKLRCRACYQSLRFAPPIETMGKLLVDRMRSYGHYIALHLRFEKDMLAFSGCTHGLSPEEVEELKTIRENTTWWKVKDIDPVEQRAKGYCPLTPKEVGIFLTSLGYPLNTPIYVAAGEIYGGDSHMASLQTRYPILMNKEKLATAEELEPFIHHATQMAALDYIVSVESDIFIPTYSGNMARAVEGHRRFLGHRKTISPDRKALVRFFDKIEGGTMKESKNLSNQIIEIHKRRQGSPRKRKGPIPGTKGTDRFRSEEAFYVNPLPDCLCHKELPHNNNSQHIK; encoded by the exons ATGGTGATTGTGCTGCCGGCCAAGAGGAGGTGGCGGACTCTGTTGGTGCTGCGGCGGTTGCTAATGTGCGCCATAGGCATTATTGCCCTGATGGCACTCCTCTCATCACACGTCGCAAGATTGCCTGCTCACACTTCGCACAAGCTCCCCAAG CAGCATGAAAACGGGTTCCAAAACTTGAGGGAGGGAAGCTGGACGCAGGAGCTTGCCCCACCGCAGTTGAAAAATTCCATCATTCCCCGTGAG AGGGAAGCTGCTAGTGGAATCTTGGTTTCGGAAAAGTTGTGGAAGCAGCCACCTAACAGAGACTATGTACCTTGTACTGAACGTAGTACATCCTACACAA GTCCCCTAGAATCTCGAGGTTACCTCTTGGTGCATGCAAATGGCGGCCTTAATCAAATGAGAGCAGGG ATATGTGATATGGTCGCTGTTGCGCGTCTGATAAATGCTACTCTCGTGATTCCTGAATTAGATAAGCGATCACTTTGGCAAGATTCTAG CTTCTCTGATGTCTTCGATGAAGAACGATTCATCAACTCTTTGGGTGATGATGTCAAAATTGTTAGAAAGCTCCCCAAGGAATTGGCAAGTGCATCTATGGTAGTTAAGCATTTCAGAAGCTGGTCTGGTATAGATTATTATGTGAACGAGATATCAAGCCTGTGGGAAGAACATCAG GTTATTAGAGCCGCTAAGTCTGATTCTCGATTGGCAAACAATAACCTCCCTCCAGACATTCAGAAGTTGAGATGTCGTGCTTGTTATCAATCCCTTCGTTTTGCACCTCCCATTGAAACCATGGGAAAG TTGCTGGTGGATCGTATGAGGTCCTATGGTCACTATATAGCATTACACCTACGGTTTGAAAAGGACATGCTTGCCTTCAGTGGCTGCACCCATGGGTTGTCCCCCGAAGAAGTTGAGGAACTCAAGACAATCAG AGAAAATACCACATGGTGGAAAGTAAAAGATATTGATCCTGTAGAACAAAGGGCCAAAGGCTATTGTCCATTAACTCCTAAAGAAGTTGGCATTTTCCTTACTTCTCTTGGATACCCATTGAACACTCCCATCTATGTTGCGGCTGGAGAAATATATGGGGGTGATTCACATATGGCTTCTCTGCAGACTCGCTATCCCATATTAATGAACAAG GAGAAGCTAGCGACAGCTGAGGAACTTGAACCGTTTATCCATCATGCAACACAAATGGCGGCACTGGACTATATTGTGTCTGTTGAAAGTGATATTTTCATTCCAACATACTCTGGTAACATGGCAAGGGCAGTTGAGGGTCATCGTCGTTTTTTGGGACATAGGAAAACCATTTCGCCCGACAG GAAAGCCCTAGTACGCTTTTTTGACAAAATTGAGGGAGGGACAATGAAAGAAAGCAAAAATCTCTCAAATCAAATTATTGAAATTCACAAAAGAAG GCAAGGATCCCCAAGAAAGAGAAAAGGGCCCATCCCCGGGACAAAAGGCACTGACAGGTTTCGTTCAGAAGAGGCGTTTTATGTGAATCCTTTACCAGATTGTTTATGTCACAAGGAATTGCCACACAATAACAATTCTCAACATATCAAGTAG